CGGGAACCCGGTCGGCTGGCAGCCCTCCTGGATGGGCAACTGAACCTATTAGGGCTGACTGAGCAGCGAGGTTCCTTCTGACGGCGTTCCGGTTGAATTCACCTGCTGTGCCCGATCGGGTCAATTCTGTGCGGCCCGTCATGTGGGCCGGGTCTAGCCAGATTGCCTGGCAAGCGCGGCCCAGCCGCTGGCCCGCCCGACCCGCCTAGCGTCGGCCCGCCGCGCTCTCGCGTAGTTTGGGGTGTTTCACAAACAGGGGGCTTGACACGTGCTCTCTACTGGTGGCAGGACGGCACGCGCAGTCCAGACACCTACTAACCTGACCCACCTATAGCCCCAGGTCCACGCCTGGGGCACATCCTTGGCGACATTGGAAGACACCGCCCCACTCCCCGGCCCCGGTCGGGTGCGCGTCGGGAGGCCCATGGCCATTTCACTTCATCAGGTTCAACGCATCAAGGAGGCATACGCAGCAGGAGAACTCGATCCAGGCATCGCCCAGAGCGCCGGGGTCAGCATCGCGACGGCCAAGCGCTACCGGCAGAAACTCGGCCTCAAGACCAATTCAGTCACCGCTCTCCGCGGTGAGGAGGGGGAGCAGCTCGTGGCTGAAGCTGCACGTGCACGTGGGCTGAGCGTCGTGATGCGGCCCACCAACAACGACAAGAGCGACTTCGTGATTCAGGGCCAGCGGGTCGACGTGAAGGCCACCATGCAGCTTGCGGATGGTTCCTGGCGCTTCCGCCTGCCTCGGGAACGGCGGAGCTTCTATGGCGGCTACACGTACCCCAAGGACTACGCCGCCGATTGCGAACTGGTGGTGCTGGTGGCCTTACGCGCGTTTGGGGCGCCTGACTTTTACCTCCTCCCCACGCACGACCTGCCCCTCGACGTGCGGATTCGTGCCGGTGGCCCTTACGACGTGATCAGGAACGACTGGAGCCTGCTCGATATGCACCTGCTGGCCCTCAGCGCCTGACCGCCCTCCGTATTCAGCCCATGACCTCCCGAAGGGGTTCGGGAGGTTTTCCCATTCGTCCTTTCTTGCGGCCGACGCCGCATCTTCAAGGAGAACACCATTACGCTTTCCCACGAACATACTGACGCATTGACCTTGGCGCTCCAGATCGGGAGTTCTGCGGACGCATCGCCTAGCCCCACCCCAGCTGAGGGAACAACAGGCCGCTTCTTCCACACGGCCTGGGAAGAATTGCCGCCGGTGCCAGAGCCGGTGTCCCTAGTCGATCGCCTCCTGCTTGCGGGCGCACTGACCGTCCTGTACGCCCCCTCCGGCCTGGGAAAGACCGAGGTGGCACTCCAGCTGGCCAATGCGGTGGCCAACCAGACAGACTTCTACGGTCGCACTGCTGGTAAATCCAACGTGCTGTACGTCGACTACGAGATGGGTGAGCAGAACTTTCGGCGCTACGGCAACCGCTTGGGTCTCCGGGGTATGATCCGAGCGGAACACGATGTGCCGTTGCTCGACCTGAAACCTCTGATTCAGGCGGCCATCGCGGATGGTTGCCAGTTGGTCATCCTGGACTCCTACGCTTCGCTCAGCAATCAGACCGGCCACGAGAATGCCGTCAACTCGAACGGCGTGGCCGAACTGGTGCTCAAGCCGCTGGCTGATCTCGCACACCAGTCTGGTACAGCGATCGTCGTGCTGCATCACACCAACAAGGGCAATGTCCAGTACGACGGAAGTCAGCGCATTAAGGCCTTGTCCGACATGATGCTCAAACTGACCCTTAATCGGCGGACGAGGATGCTGGAGTTGAATTCAGATAAGTCCCGGTACGGTGTGGAGCCGCTCAGCTGGGACGCCTCCGGTCATCCGCTGCTCCATGGTACGCAGAGCGAGGACGCGTCTGAACACGAGGATCAGCGGCGGGAGTGGCTGCTCGAACAGCTACGCAACGGGCCGTGCACCGTGGATGACCTCGAAGGTGAATACCAGAAAGTCACCGGCCGGAGCCGAAAATCGCTGGAGCGCGACCTGAGTGACACCGTCAATGATGGTCTGGTTACCAGGGCACGTGTGGGCCGGAGTAACCAGTTCACACTCGCGGCCACTTCGATGCTCGCCTGATCTCGACAGACAGACATTCCCCCTATAACCCCCTGTCCGTCGGGCACCGACTGGACACCGAGCAGCCGCAGCTGTCGGTGATCCAGGCGGTCGCCCGTGACACGAGGGCCGGCAACTTTCGGTGACGTCGCCCCGCAACGCCTGGCCTCGGCGAGGTTGTCAGGACTCCCCCCTACTCCCCGGGGGTGACCGGGCCATACCTCTCAACCCTTCTGGCTGCACAGGGCACGCCGAACCCGAGCATCACAGGAGAAAAAATGAATCAGGAACTGATCTTCGAGACCCGCGAGGGTCACACTGTCGTCCGCGCGGACAGCATGCACGCTGCCCTGGGCGTCGTCACCGACCTGCGCACGTGGGTCATCATGCACACCGCTGCCGGGAATGCCGAGTTCGGCGTGGACATCTTCCATACCGACTCGCCGATGACCGCCTGCTGGTCGCTGCAGTACGCGTCGGAAGTGGCCATGCTGGAGCGCGCGCCAGAGATGGCCGAATGGCTGATGCCAAGCGTCGAGGGGATTCGAGCCTGACTGCGATACCAACTGCCGCAGGTGGAGCCAGGCCGCTGAGCTCCACCTTACGTACGGGTTATTGCAGACCCACCACCAATTCAACGGCCGGCACAGAATCTTGCCGCCTGGCTGCGCAGGAGCACCTATGACCCTGACGACCCGGAACCCCTTCATGCCTCGTCCCGTCCGCTCGTTCATCCACACCCTCACCGATCGTCTCGCGGCGATTGGGCCACGTCGCCTGGCTCCTCGTCACCGGGAGAGTCGCCGTGCCCTCCACCGTCGGCAGAATCTGGTGAGGTACCTGTGCCGTGAGCTGGGCCATGCCGAGTGGCAGGTAGTCATCCCGCGGCGCGTCAACGCGCCGGCCTTCCTAGTCACTCCTCAGGGCCGTTACCGCATCCTGATCCGGACGATGCGGTCGGGAGTCGACTTCATGGGACTTACCCTGTCCCACGCCTTGACTGCGGACGACCTGGGCTACGTCGTGGTGTGGCTCGACCAGCTGTGGTCGTGTACGCACGCGGTGGTCATCCCCGCTGCTGAGGCGAAGCTCTACCATCGGTTCACGATTGCCCAGATCATCGCCTGTGCGGTGAGGTCGTTCCACATACCTGCCTGAGGTGCCGCGAACTCTCCCCGTATCCAGCCGTCAGGGTCCGCCAATTGGACTGAACTCAGTGGCAGCCGGAGAGCTGCGATCTCACTGAGGACCTGCACGATCGGCTTCCCTTTCCTGCCAGCGACGGTGTGGGCGGTGAGGCCCAGCCCCCACACCACAGCAGTGCGGTTATCGTCATGGGCCGGACGTCCCATACAGCCGCGTTGGCCACGTGTGAGTGCCCTGTCGGGCACAAACAAACAGTGGTGGAGACCGCCGTATCGTGCATGGCAGCGAGCTTTTCTGGGCCGATCCTGGGGCGTGGTAATGCATGCACCCAGGTCGTCCAGAAATCGTGCGCTTCAGGTCCGGCTGCCGGGTGTTTCATCCATTTTCGTTCGGCGCTTGGGTGTTATGCGCTCGAACTGGTGTGGTGTTGAGGGTGAGCCACGCCACGTGGGGTGATGTTCGCGATTTCGCTGTCCGTTGCTACGTGCCGGCGCGGCAGGAGAACGGCGGCACGTGGCGTGTTCACCCCGAAATCCCGCATGCAGGCGCTCAATTGTGGCCCGGCACGTGGATCCAGGCGAGTATTCTGGAGCACACGATGCCAGCCAATACGACCGAAGTCGAGCGCCGCCTGTGGGCCGCCGCCGACAACCTGCGCGCGAACAGCAAGCTCCGCAGCCACGAATACAGCGTCCCGGTGCTGGGCCTGATCTTCCTGGCCTATGCCGACTACCGCTTCACCGAGGCGAAGGCCCGCATGGGTGAGGGAACTGGCCGGCGCAGCGGGATCACCAAGGACGACTATCAGGCCGCCGGCGTACTCTACGTGCCCGAGGCGGCGCGGTACTCGTGGCTGCTGCAACTCCCCGAGGGTGCCAACGTGGGGCAGTCCATCAACGACGCCATGCGGGCCATCGAGGAGGACAACGAAGATCTGCGCGGCGTCCTGCCCAAGCTGTACAACCGGCTCGACAACTCTATCCTGATCTCCCTGCTCAAGGCGTTCAACTTCGCCGAGATCGCCGACGGCCTGGAGGGCGACGCGTTCGGGAAGATCTATGAATACTTCCTCGGCAAGTTCGCGCGTGACGAGGGCGGCAAGGGCGGCGAGTTCTACACCCCGACCAGCCTGGTCAAGCTGATGGTCGAGATCATGGAGCCCTTCCACGGCCGTATCTTCGACCCGGCCTGCGGCTCGGGCGGCATGTTCGTGCAGTCCGCCCGCTTCGTCGAGGAGCACCGCAGGAGCCCCAACGCCGAGATCAGCGTTTACGGTCAGGAGAAGACGGCCGAGACCGTGCGGCTCGCGAAGATGAACCTGGCCATCCATGGGCTTTCCGGCGACGTCAAGCAGGCGAACACCTTCTACGAGGATCCTCACACCAGCCCCGGCAAGTTTGACTTCGCCATGGCCAACCCTCCCTTCAATGTCAGTGGCGTCGATAAGGACAGAATCGGCGTCGATCCGCGCCTGCCATTTGGCGTGCCCACGGGTGACAACGCCAATTATCTGTGGATGCAGTACATCTACTCTAGCCTCAATGAACGCGGACGTGCCGGAGTCGTCATGGCAAACAGCGCCAGCGACGCACGCGGCAGCGAGATGGAGATTCGTCGGCAGCTGATTGAGGACGGCGGTGTGGATATCATGCTGGCGACTAGCACTAAACTCTTCTACACGGTTCCTCTCGCTGCCACCGTATGGTTCTTCGACCGTCGGAAGAAGGGCACCCCCCGTGAGGATCAGGTGCTGTTCATCGACGCGCGGCACATCTACACCCCGGTCACACGCGCCATCCGCGAGCTGAGCGCGGCGCAGATCGAGTTCATCGCGAACATCGCTAACCTCTACCGGGGCGAGCCCACCGAGACGGTGCACGGCAGCGACGCGCTGATGCAGGAGCACTTCCCGAATGGTACCTACCGCGACGTTCCTGGCCTGTGCAAAGTGGCCACGCGCGCCGAGATCGAGGTG
The Deinococcus metalli DNA segment above includes these coding regions:
- a CDS encoding AAA family ATPase, producing MTLALQIGSSADASPSPTPAEGTTGRFFHTAWEELPPVPEPVSLVDRLLLAGALTVLYAPSGLGKTEVALQLANAVANQTDFYGRTAGKSNVLYVDYEMGEQNFRRYGNRLGLRGMIRAEHDVPLLDLKPLIQAAIADGCQLVILDSYASLSNQTGHENAVNSNGVAELVLKPLADLAHQSGTAIVVLHHTNKGNVQYDGSQRIKALSDMMLKLTLNRRTRMLELNSDKSRYGVEPLSWDASGHPLLHGTQSEDASEHEDQRREWLLEQLRNGPCTVDDLEGEYQKVTGRSRKSLERDLSDTVNDGLVTRARVGRSNQFTLAATSMLA
- a CDS encoding type I restriction-modification system subunit M, which gives rise to MSHATWGDVRDFAVRCYVPARQENGGTWRVHPEIPHAGAQLWPGTWIQASILEHTMPANTTEVERRLWAAADNLRANSKLRSHEYSVPVLGLIFLAYADYRFTEAKARMGEGTGRRSGITKDDYQAAGVLYVPEAARYSWLLQLPEGANVGQSINDAMRAIEEDNEDLRGVLPKLYNRLDNSILISLLKAFNFAEIADGLEGDAFGKIYEYFLGKFARDEGGKGGEFYTPTSLVKLMVEIMEPFHGRIFDPACGSGGMFVQSARFVEEHRRSPNAEISVYGQEKTAETVRLAKMNLAIHGLSGDVKQANTFYEDPHTSPGKFDFAMANPPFNVSGVDKDRIGVDPRLPFGVPTGDNANYLWMQYIYSSLNERGRAGVVMANSASDARGSEMEIRRQLIEDGGVDIMLATSTKLFYTVPLAATVWFFDRRKKGTPREDQVLFIDARHIYTPVTRAIRELSAAQIEFIANIANLYRGEPTETVHGSDALMQEHFPNGTYRDVPGLCKVATRAEIEVQGWSLNAGRYIGVQARAADDFDFSVRLGELSEELEVLNLEAHELEVRISENVQVLLEGANGEAMNDTVLA